One part of the Methylobacterium terrae genome encodes these proteins:
- a CDS encoding LLM class flavin-dependent oxidoreductase — protein sequence MTQTRLTFGLMLQGGGSHMNAWRHPSNPSDASVNLDFFVRNARKAEANGIAFAFVADGLYINETSIPHFLNRFEPLTILSALAASTEKLGLVGTVSTSYSDPFTIARQFASLDLISGGRAGWNAVTSPLEGSGRNYSRPHPEHGLRYEIAGEHLDVVKGLWDSWDDDAFPRDRETGRFFDPEKLHRLDHKGRFFQVEGPLNIQRSAQGQPVVFQAGSSEAGIGLAGRHADAVFANHVPLPEAQSLYRSLKASAVAHGRRADDLRVFPGAGPIVGRTRAEAEDKYRAIRDLITIDDALAYLGRFFDHHDFSAYPLDAPFPDLGTIGENSFRSTTDRIKRNAAEKGQTLREAALEAATPRTDLIGSAEEVAEGLIARVEQGAADGFVLGFPVIGQGLDDFVDLVVPVLEARGVYDRTLPGTTLRDHLGLPRRESRYAAPEEARALKVGAR from the coding sequence ATGACCCAGACCCGTCTCACCTTCGGCCTGATGCTCCAGGGCGGCGGCAGCCACATGAATGCGTGGCGCCACCCGAGCAACCCGAGCGACGCCAGCGTCAACCTCGACTTCTTCGTCCGCAACGCCCGCAAGGCGGAAGCGAACGGCATCGCCTTCGCGTTCGTGGCCGACGGGCTCTACATCAACGAGACGTCGATCCCGCACTTCCTCAACCGCTTCGAGCCGCTGACCATCCTGTCGGCGCTGGCGGCGAGCACCGAGAAGCTCGGGCTCGTCGGCACGGTCTCGACCTCCTACAGCGACCCCTTCACCATCGCCCGGCAATTCGCCTCGCTCGACCTGATCAGCGGGGGGCGGGCCGGCTGGAACGCCGTGACCTCCCCGCTCGAGGGCTCCGGGCGCAACTACAGCCGGCCGCATCCCGAGCACGGCTTGCGCTACGAGATCGCGGGCGAACACCTCGACGTCGTGAAGGGCCTGTGGGATTCCTGGGACGACGACGCCTTCCCGCGCGACCGCGAGACCGGCCGGTTCTTCGATCCCGAGAAGCTGCACCGGCTCGACCACAAGGGGCGGTTCTTCCAGGTCGAGGGGCCGCTCAACATCCAGCGCTCGGCCCAAGGCCAGCCGGTGGTGTTCCAGGCCGGCTCGTCGGAGGCCGGCATCGGGCTCGCCGGGCGCCACGCCGACGCGGTCTTCGCCAACCACGTGCCGCTCCCCGAGGCGCAGAGCCTCTACCGCAGCCTCAAGGCGAGCGCCGTCGCCCATGGCCGCCGGGCCGACGACCTGAGGGTCTTCCCCGGTGCCGGCCCGATCGTCGGACGCACGAGGGCGGAGGCCGAGGACAAGTACCGGGCGATCCGCGACCTGATCACGATCGACGACGCCCTCGCCTATCTCGGCCGCTTCTTCGACCACCACGACTTCTCCGCCTACCCGCTCGACGCCCCCTTCCCGGACCTCGGCACGATCGGAGAGAACAGCTTCCGCTCGACGACCGACCGCATCAAGCGCAACGCCGCCGAGAAGGGCCAGACCCTGCGCGAGGCGGCGCTCGAGGCCGCGACCCCGCGCACCGACCTGATCGGCTCGGCCGAGGAGGTCGCCGAGGGGTTGATCGCCCGGGTCGAGCAGGGGGCGGCGGACGGCTTCGTGCTCGGCTTCCCCGTCATCGGCCAGGGGCTCGACGACTTCGTCGACCTCGTCGTCCCGGTGCTGGAGGCGCGCGGCGTCTACGACCGCACGCTGCCGGGCACCACCCTGCGCGACCATCTCGGCCTGCCCCGCCGCGAGAGCCGCTACGCCGCGCCCGAGGAGGCTCGCGCCCTGAAGGTCGGCGCGCGATGA
- a CDS encoding glycosyltransferase family 2 protein yields the protein MMIQVEGRHLSIDSFMAELSHLLREGDTSKATGLLDKAAENCIQEPEVAFHIASTYCNIGQTAKSKSILDLLSKNKSHAIWMRATLDMSHVLIQEGDLLEAERLLWKAHQSERLNPWPIYRLIEIYDKKNELQNAEKAVRDFEELNGKGTDLLSQLFMGSAARHIFEQQRVDTTSLTRKTTIPSLSRCGMISMVKNEDDIFGASLRHHYALGIRNFCVVDNDSTDQTAAVVAQFREEHDDCFLLYINDPGKKHYQAKKMDVYGDAFVAAAKMDGKSIDWIFYLDADEFIAPLASKSNHDHHRRSSDLFEQALNDPTKHVLVFHWVHGVSSEVLDVTPANTHPFEVYDNFQEKVDPIVSKVALRTGLKPTQGNHTVDGDAPSIASYVNMAQAGWCLLHFPMRSVEQYRRKVINGAAANNSAPGLETAATHWKTYYEEYKMHGDNVFRQIVQNFIRNIRSSIPDRS from the coding sequence ATGATGATTCAGGTCGAAGGTCGCCATTTAAGTATTGATAGCTTCATGGCAGAGCTATCTCACTTGCTGCGTGAAGGCGACACATCTAAAGCGACCGGACTTTTAGACAAGGCCGCCGAAAATTGCATTCAGGAACCAGAGGTTGCTTTTCATATCGCCAGCACGTACTGCAACATTGGGCAAACCGCAAAGTCAAAATCTATACTTGATTTGCTGTCAAAGAATAAATCTCATGCGATCTGGATGCGCGCGACGTTAGACATGTCACATGTCTTGATCCAGGAGGGCGATCTTCTGGAGGCAGAGCGCCTTCTATGGAAGGCCCATCAGAGCGAGCGGCTGAATCCTTGGCCGATCTATAGACTTATCGAGATATACGATAAGAAAAATGAACTGCAAAATGCAGAGAAAGCCGTCAGGGATTTTGAAGAACTCAACGGCAAGGGGACGGATCTTCTATCGCAACTCTTTATGGGAAGTGCGGCTCGACACATATTTGAGCAACAAAGAGTCGATACTACATCGCTGACCCGAAAGACCACGATCCCGTCGCTGTCCCGGTGCGGCATGATCAGCATGGTCAAAAATGAGGACGATATATTTGGCGCAAGTCTTCGCCATCACTACGCGCTTGGAATAAGAAATTTTTGCGTCGTCGACAACGACAGCACGGATCAGACAGCTGCCGTTGTCGCCCAGTTCCGTGAAGAACATGATGACTGCTTCTTGTTATATATAAACGACCCAGGCAAGAAGCATTATCAGGCAAAAAAAATGGATGTCTACGGCGACGCTTTCGTGGCCGCCGCGAAGATGGACGGGAAATCCATCGATTGGATCTTCTATCTAGATGCCGACGAATTTATTGCGCCGCTTGCGTCAAAATCCAACCACGATCATCATAGAAGATCGTCTGATTTATTTGAGCAAGCTCTGAACGACCCGACGAAGCATGTTCTGGTCTTCCACTGGGTGCATGGGGTTTCCAGCGAGGTTCTGGATGTCACTCCAGCCAACACACACCCGTTCGAGGTCTACGACAATTTTCAGGAAAAGGTCGATCCGATCGTTTCGAAGGTCGCGCTCCGAACCGGCCTCAAACCAACTCAGGGCAATCATACGGTCGACGGTGACGCCCCCTCGATCGCTTCCTACGTTAATATGGCGCAAGCTGGCTGGTGCCTCCTGCACTTTCCGATGAGATCGGTGGAGCAGTACCGGCGCAAAGTTATCAATGGCGCCGCAGCCAACAACAGCGCCCCGGGCCTGGAGACAGCTGCCACGCACTGGAAAACTTATTATGAAGAATATAAGATGCACGGCGATAATGTTTTCAGGCAAATCGTTCAAAATTTCATAAGAAATATCAGGAGCTCAATCCCCGATCGATCTTAG
- a CDS encoding GNAT family N-acetyltransferase, whose product MADIIVRSSPLEPAAQALLDGLVAEYDGRYGAASRPGGARAEILRYPAEAYRPPLGDFLLVVRDGETIAGGAFMSHDDATVELKRIWTRPDLRRQGLAKRVVRALEESAAGLGYSRAYLTTGFRQPEATALYASLGYRALYDVGADPLLYRSLPFEKSLDSAAGPATPAYPPAASFEAATVRVNAVKAEQERQLLARIAAHRTRAA is encoded by the coding sequence TTGGCCGACATCATCGTCCGATCGTCGCCCCTGGAGCCCGCCGCTCAAGCGCTCCTCGACGGGCTGGTGGCCGAGTATGACGGCCGCTACGGCGCGGCGAGCCGGCCGGGCGGCGCCAGGGCCGAGATCCTGCGCTACCCCGCCGAGGCCTACCGCCCGCCGCTCGGCGACTTCCTGCTCGTCGTGCGCGACGGGGAGACCATCGCCGGCGGCGCGTTCATGAGCCACGACGACGCGACGGTCGAACTCAAGCGCATCTGGACCCGGCCCGACCTGCGGCGCCAGGGGCTCGCCAAGCGCGTGGTCCGGGCGCTCGAGGAGAGCGCCGCCGGGCTCGGCTACAGCCGGGCCTACCTGACGACGGGCTTTCGCCAGCCGGAGGCCACGGCGCTCTACGCCTCCCTCGGCTACCGGGCGCTCTACGACGTCGGAGCCGATCCGCTCCTGTACCGCTCCCTGCCGTTCGAGAAGAGCCTGGATTCGGCCGCGGGTCCGGCCACGCCGGCTTATCCGCCCGCCGCATCCTTCGAGGCGGCGACCGTCCGGGTGAACGCCGTGAAGGCGGAGCAGGAGCGACAGCTCCTCGCCCGCATCGCGGCGCACCGCACGCGCGCCGCCTGA
- a CDS encoding penicillin-binding protein 1A: MNAILIKLFATALTLSQVTTRPDAIRTQFDPAKDGPAVVQLLRDGCAHMRKAFDIEDINLDDLISTAMEDPKAVAGESKLLHGLDIGELNTSYKQFCKGENPANSPFVARDVIEFYNKAVADLPDAGALKTLRLPGATTILDGRGQRFSETFEPNGRRIAVPIGEIPPLVQKAFIAAEDKRFLTHHGIDERGVIRAFIGNLASPGRPQGGSTITQQVVKNLSVGDDVTYERKIREMIVAARAERVMTKPEILGLYLNGIYLGRGAYGIEMAARSYFGKSVKDLTVAEAGLLGGMPKGPNFYNPDRYPDRARERRAYVLTRMKEEGAITEGEMTTALAAPLGLAPLERLRQDAGFHFVDHLTREARTLAGLDSLTAGAYTVRSTLNAGLQEATEGILQESLSRYEASTGRARYEGPEANLSDAVRRIEAAAPAPEPAPAAPAPEPAKGKKGQKQAKPVRPAGPKPPWQRALETARLPLYDVHWPVAIVLSTGGQGGVRVGLADGRVASLNPGAARGRLSPYDVVRVKLSEGKGAPRAELRVRPQVQGAVLVLENRTGRILAMAGGFSYPLSQLNRVTQSVRQPGSTLKPLTYLAALNAGLQPNTLVMDARVTLPPIGGVGDSWSPKNYEGGGSGPTTLRRGLEHSKNLVTAQLLRGGIAEKAPASLQKVCDVALEAQLYAECERYYPFVLGAQPVRMIDLASFYAAIANEGERPSPFGLESVVQGDKTLYQHADRPLARIGSADRVAFYQLKSLLQGVTQRGTAAALARFSPYVAGKTGTSEDENDAWFAGFTNEITIVSWVGYDNADGRRRTLGRGQTGGHLSVPIFAQVLQAAWANGVAKTPLSGPSPEAKRLIADAPIDLRSGTRVAGGGFMEHFRLSVDGRLADTRFRLVPQEQIYAMRPDSEQDGDALEGGLPGENPGRAPDEAPDSDRYDPFGSLFGRPEPPPYARRAQPVQPPEPTWPGARSRSPFGDDDEYVRRPRRRDPDYPFGEDPTY; encoded by the coding sequence ATGAACGCGATCCTCATCAAGCTGTTCGCCACGGCCCTGACGCTCAGTCAGGTCACCACCCGTCCCGACGCGATCCGGACGCAGTTCGATCCGGCGAAGGACGGACCGGCGGTGGTCCAGCTGCTGCGCGACGGCTGCGCCCACATGCGCAAGGCCTTCGACATCGAGGACATCAACCTCGACGACCTGATCTCGACCGCGATGGAGGACCCGAAGGCGGTCGCCGGCGAGTCGAAGCTCCTGCACGGCCTCGACATCGGCGAGCTCAACACGAGCTACAAGCAGTTCTGCAAGGGCGAGAACCCGGCCAATTCGCCCTTCGTGGCGCGGGACGTGATCGAGTTCTACAACAAGGCGGTCGCCGACCTGCCGGATGCGGGCGCCCTCAAGACCCTGCGCCTGCCCGGCGCGACCACGATCCTCGACGGGCGGGGCCAGCGCTTCTCCGAGACCTTCGAGCCGAACGGGCGGCGCATCGCGGTGCCGATCGGCGAGATTCCCCCGCTGGTCCAGAAGGCCTTCATCGCGGCCGAGGACAAGCGCTTCCTCACCCATCACGGCATCGACGAGCGCGGGGTGATCCGCGCCTTCATCGGCAACCTCGCCTCGCCGGGCCGGCCGCAGGGCGGCTCGACCATCACCCAGCAGGTGGTGAAGAACCTCTCGGTCGGCGACGACGTCACCTACGAGCGCAAGATCCGCGAGATGATCGTCGCGGCCCGGGCCGAGCGGGTGATGACGAAGCCCGAGATCCTCGGCCTCTACCTCAACGGCATCTATCTCGGCCGCGGCGCCTACGGCATCGAGATGGCGGCGCGCAGCTATTTCGGGAAGTCCGTCAAAGACCTGACCGTCGCCGAGGCCGGCCTGCTCGGCGGGATGCCGAAGGGCCCGAACTTCTACAATCCCGACCGCTACCCCGACCGGGCGCGGGAGCGCCGCGCCTACGTCCTCACCCGGATGAAGGAGGAGGGCGCGATCACGGAGGGAGAGATGACCACGGCGCTCGCCGCGCCGCTCGGGCTCGCGCCGCTGGAGCGCCTGCGCCAGGATGCGGGCTTCCACTTCGTCGATCACCTCACCCGCGAGGCGCGCACGCTCGCCGGCCTCGATTCGCTGACCGCAGGCGCCTACACGGTGCGCTCGACCCTCAATGCCGGGCTCCAGGAGGCGACCGAGGGCATCCTGCAGGAGAGCCTGTCGCGCTACGAGGCCTCGACCGGCCGCGCCCGCTACGAGGGACCCGAGGCGAACCTGTCTGACGCCGTGCGCCGCATCGAGGCCGCCGCGCCCGCGCCCGAGCCGGCTCCCGCCGCCCCTGCGCCTGAACCCGCGAAGGGAAAGAAGGGGCAGAAGCAGGCGAAACCCGTGAGGCCCGCGGGTCCCAAGCCCCCCTGGCAGCGGGCGCTCGAGACCGCGCGCCTGCCGCTCTACGACGTGCACTGGCCGGTCGCGATCGTGCTCTCGACCGGCGGCCAGGGCGGCGTGCGGGTCGGCCTCGCCGACGGGCGGGTCGCGAGCCTGAATCCGGGCGCCGCCCGCGGCCGGCTCTCCCCCTACGACGTCGTGCGGGTCAAGCTGTCGGAGGGCAAGGGCGCGCCCCGGGCCGAGCTGCGCGTGCGGCCGCAGGTCCAGGGCGCGGTCCTGGTGCTGGAGAACCGCACCGGGCGCATCCTCGCCATGGCGGGCGGCTTCTCCTATCCCTTGAGCCAGCTCAACCGGGTGACCCAGAGCGTGCGCCAGCCCGGCTCGACGCTGAAGCCCCTCACCTACCTCGCCGCGCTCAATGCGGGCTTGCAGCCCAACACCCTGGTGATGGACGCCCGCGTCACCCTGCCGCCGATCGGCGGGGTCGGCGATTCCTGGTCGCCGAAGAACTACGAGGGCGGCGGCTCCGGCCCGACCACCCTGCGCCGCGGGCTGGAGCACTCGAAGAACCTCGTTACCGCCCAGCTCCTGCGGGGCGGCATCGCCGAGAAGGCGCCCGCGAGCCTCCAGAAGGTCTGCGACGTCGCGCTCGAGGCCCAGCTCTACGCCGAGTGCGAGCGCTACTATCCCTTCGTGCTCGGCGCCCAGCCGGTCCGGATGATCGACCTCGCGAGCTTCTACGCGGCCATCGCCAACGAGGGCGAGCGCCCGTCCCCGTTCGGGCTCGAGAGCGTGGTGCAGGGGGACAAGACCCTCTACCAGCACGCCGACCGGCCGCTCGCCCGCATCGGCTCGGCCGACCGGGTGGCGTTCTACCAGCTGAAGAGCCTGCTCCAGGGCGTGACCCAGCGCGGCACCGCCGCGGCGCTCGCCCGGTTCTCGCCGTACGTCGCCGGCAAGACCGGCACCTCGGAGGACGAGAACGACGCCTGGTTCGCCGGCTTCACCAACGAGATCACCATCGTGTCTTGGGTCGGCTACGACAACGCCGACGGGCGCCGCCGCACGCTGGGACGCGGCCAGACCGGCGGCCACCTCTCGGTGCCGATCTTCGCGCAGGTGCTCCAGGCCGCCTGGGCCAACGGGGTGGCGAAGACGCCGCTGTCGGGCCCCAGCCCCGAGGCCAAGCGCCTGATCGCCGATGCGCCGATCGACCTGCGCTCCGGCACCCGGGTCGCCGGCGGCGGCTTCATGGAGCATTTCCGGCTCTCGGTGGATGGCCGCCTCGCCGATACCCGCTTCCGGCTGGTGCCGCAGGAGCAGATCTACGCGATGCGGCCCGACAGCGAGCAGGACGGCGACGCCCTGGAGGGCGGTCTGCCGGGCGAGAACCCGGGCCGCGCGCCCGACGAGGCGCCGGATTCCGACCGCTACGATCCGTTCGGCTCCCTGTTCGGCCGGCCCGAGCCGCCGCCCTACGCCCGCCGGGCGCAGCCGGTCCAGCCGCCCGAGCCGACCTGGCCGGGTGCGCGCAGCCGCTCGCCCTTCGGCGACGACGACGAATACGTCCGCCGACCGCGCCGGCGCGACCCGGACTATCCGTTCGGCGAAGACCCGACCTACTGA
- a CDS encoding MsnO8 family LLM class oxidoreductase: MTYRLSLLDKSPLLPGEPATAALQRTMVLAQAAERLGYARFWVAEHHGNPGLAGTAPEILIAHLAARTRRIRLGSGGVLLPHYSPFKVAEIFNLLAALAPDRIDLGIGKAPGGLPDATRALRRRHGPGEQATFDDLLSELDRYLAPPEAASLRALPMPPSAPERFLLGASSDSARSAAALGWRFVYAGQLNGDPRAIEASLEAYARAGAAAPPLLAVTALAASSHEEARALTDPLQVVRVTLPDGQSVNLGSEAQAAEFARQAGAAAYRTEIRRPHVLSGTADEVRAELDRLQARFGVEEFVIDTPPSATGKRLASVTLLAGGAPALAA, encoded by the coding sequence ATGACCTACCGCCTGAGCCTCCTCGACAAGAGCCCGCTCCTTCCCGGCGAGCCGGCGACCGCCGCCCTGCAGCGCACGATGGTGCTGGCGCAGGCCGCCGAGCGCCTCGGCTACGCGCGCTTCTGGGTGGCGGAGCACCACGGCAATCCGGGGCTCGCCGGCACCGCGCCCGAGATCCTGATCGCGCATCTCGCCGCTCGCACCCGGCGCATCCGGCTCGGCTCCGGCGGCGTGCTGCTGCCGCATTACAGCCCGTTCAAGGTCGCCGAGATCTTCAACCTGCTCGCCGCCCTGGCGCCGGACCGGATCGATCTCGGCATCGGCAAGGCGCCGGGCGGCCTGCCCGACGCGACCCGCGCCCTGAGGCGCCGGCACGGCCCGGGCGAGCAGGCGACCTTCGACGACCTCCTCTCCGAGCTCGACCGCTATCTCGCGCCGCCGGAAGCCGCGTCCCTGCGCGCCCTGCCGATGCCGCCCTCGGCGCCCGAGCGCTTCCTGCTGGGTGCCAGTTCCGACAGCGCGCGCTCGGCCGCGGCGCTCGGCTGGCGCTTCGTCTATGCCGGCCAGCTCAACGGCGATCCGCGGGCGATCGAGGCGAGCCTCGAGGCCTACGCCCGGGCCGGCGCCGCGGCCCCGCCCCTCCTCGCCGTCACGGCCCTCGCTGCGTCGAGCCACGAGGAGGCGCGGGCACTGACCGACCCGCTCCAGGTGGTGCGGGTCACGCTCCCCGACGGCCAGAGCGTCAATCTCGGCAGCGAGGCGCAGGCGGCGGAGTTCGCCCGGCAGGCCGGCGCCGCCGCCTACCGGACCGAGATCCGCCGGCCGCACGTGCTGTCGGGCACCGCCGACGAGGTTCGGGCCGAGCTCGACCGGCTCCAGGCCCGCTTCGGCGTCGAGGAATTCGTCATCGACACGCCGCCTTCCGCGACGGGCAAGCGCCTCGCCTCCGTGACCCTGCTCGCGGGCGGCGCCCCGGCGCTGGCGGCCTGA
- a CDS encoding SURF1 family protein, translated as MSAEPAAAESRAALRDLLAPALATLVCLAILVGLGVWQLERKAWKEALIDRIVARSRIDPPAPLPAFDAFDPARDEFERVRATGRLLNDKETLVHGLAPGDTPGRALQGYYVVTPMSLDDGRTVLVNRGFVPTELKDAGRRAAGQVEGRTTVTGMLRQSEARAMFVPAPNPQTGEWFNRDVPGIAAAKGLTGVAPYLIEADATANPGGWPKGGQLRVDLPNNHLQYAFTWFGLALCLVGVFTAFALRRLRGDAVENPSSSAAAPPRP; from the coding sequence GTGAGCGCCGAGCCGGCCGCAGCGGAAAGCCGCGCCGCCCTTCGCGATCTCCTGGCCCCTGCCCTCGCGACCCTCGTCTGCCTCGCCATCCTGGTCGGGCTCGGGGTGTGGCAGCTCGAGCGCAAGGCCTGGAAGGAAGCGCTGATCGACCGCATCGTCGCGCGCTCGCGAATCGATCCGCCGGCGCCGCTGCCGGCCTTCGACGCCTTCGATCCGGCCCGCGACGAGTTCGAGCGGGTCCGCGCGACCGGCCGGCTCCTCAACGACAAGGAGACGCTCGTCCACGGCCTCGCGCCGGGCGACACGCCGGGCCGGGCGCTCCAGGGCTACTACGTCGTGACGCCGATGAGCCTCGACGATGGCCGCACGGTGCTGGTCAACCGCGGCTTCGTGCCGACCGAGCTGAAGGATGCGGGCCGCCGCGCCGCCGGGCAGGTCGAGGGCCGGACCACCGTGACCGGCATGCTGCGCCAGAGCGAGGCGCGGGCGATGTTCGTGCCGGCCCCGAACCCGCAGACCGGCGAGTGGTTCAACCGCGACGTTCCCGGCATCGCCGCCGCCAAGGGGCTGACGGGGGTCGCCCCCTACCTGATCGAGGCTGACGCGACGGCCAATCCCGGCGGCTGGCCGAAGGGCGGGCAGCTCCGGGTCGACCTGCCGAACAACCACCTGCAATACGCCTTCACGTGGTTCGGCCTCGCGCTCTGCCTCGTCGGCGTGTTCACCGCCTTCGCGCTGCGCCGCCTGCGGGGTGACGCCGTGGAGAACCCGTCCTCCTCGGCAGCCGCCCCGCCGCGTCCTTAA
- a CDS encoding NtaA/DmoA family FMN-dependent monooxygenase (This protein belongs to a clade of FMN-dependent monooxygenases, within a broader family of flavin-dependent oxidoreductases, the luciferase-like monooxygenase (LMM) family, some of whose members use coenzyme F420 rather than FMN.), producing the protein MAFSRPRRLKTLVGAPALVAAANDADPGLGLRRAADLARKAEAERITGLFTADLLQIDPAGLAGTAGVQEPLIALAALSQATSRIGLVATVSTTFHHPFNLARQLATLDHVSGGRAAWNAVTSSVGEENFGDGTSDGALPSPEARYARAAEFITVVNALFDANERDAATRKASGAVGVDPAKFHPIDHRGRYFRIAGPLNVPPLPQGRPVQFQAGQSEAGVAVGAAHAEVVYTSQPRFEDAVAFATDLRRRAATLGRRPGLPFVLNSFHCLIGASEADVGRRLAEKHARMDYDQGRLKLADMLGGGIDLSGLPLDAPLPEALLPEVTSINRRRGRVEIFRRYAERGLPLRRLIIEAQETGHWSVAGTPEQLADALEERYRAGILDVVTLHGLGNPDQEDLLLNGLLPELRRRALIDTDYVGDDFRSNLELPPLHGATARARIA; encoded by the coding sequence ATGGCCTTCTCCCGTCCCCGCCGCCTCAAGACCCTGGTCGGCGCGCCCGCCCTCGTCGCGGCCGCGAACGACGCGGATCCCGGCCTCGGCCTGCGCCGCGCGGCCGACCTCGCCCGCAAGGCCGAGGCCGAGCGGATCACCGGCCTGTTCACCGCCGACCTGCTGCAGATCGACCCCGCGGGCCTCGCCGGAACGGCGGGGGTGCAGGAGCCGCTGATCGCGCTCGCGGCGCTGAGCCAGGCGACCTCGCGGATCGGGCTGGTGGCGACGGTCTCGACCACCTTCCACCATCCCTTCAACCTCGCCCGGCAGCTCGCCACCCTCGACCACGTCAGCGGCGGCCGCGCCGCCTGGAACGCCGTGACGTCCTCGGTCGGCGAGGAGAATTTCGGCGACGGGACATCCGACGGGGCCCTGCCGAGCCCCGAGGCGCGCTACGCCCGGGCCGCGGAGTTCATCACCGTCGTCAACGCCTTGTTCGACGCGAACGAGCGCGACGCCGCGACCCGCAAGGCGTCGGGGGCAGTCGGGGTCGATCCGGCGAAGTTCCATCCGATCGATCATCGCGGCCGCTACTTCAGGATCGCCGGCCCGCTCAACGTGCCGCCGCTGCCGCAGGGGCGCCCGGTCCAGTTCCAGGCCGGGCAATCGGAGGCGGGGGTCGCCGTCGGCGCGGCCCATGCCGAGGTGGTCTACACCTCGCAGCCGAGGTTCGAGGACGCGGTCGCCTTCGCGACGGACCTGCGGCGGCGCGCGGCCACGCTCGGGCGCCGGCCCGGCCTGCCCTTCGTGTTGAACTCCTTCCACTGCCTCATCGGCGCATCCGAGGCCGATGTCGGCCGGCGGCTCGCCGAGAAGCACGCCCGCATGGACTACGACCAGGGCCGGCTCAAGCTCGCCGACATGCTGGGCGGGGGAATCGACCTCTCGGGACTGCCCCTCGACGCGCCCCTGCCGGAGGCATTGCTGCCCGAGGTGACGAGCATCAACCGCCGGCGCGGGCGGGTCGAGATCTTCCGCCGCTACGCCGAGCGGGGATTGCCCCTGCGCCGGCTCATCATCGAGGCTCAGGAGACCGGGCACTGGTCGGTCGCCGGCACGCCCGAGCAGCTCGCGGACGCCCTCGAGGAGCGATATCGCGCCGGGATCCTCGACGTCGTGACCCTGCACGGCCTCGGCAACCCGGATCAGGAGGACCTTCTCCTCAACGGCCTCCTGCCGGAGCTGCGCCGCCGCGCCCTGATCGACACCGACTACGTCGGCGACGATTTCCGCTCCAACCTCGAATTGCCGCCGCTTCACGGCGCGACCGCGCGGGCGCGGATCGCCTGA
- a CDS encoding DUF983 domain-containing protein, with amino-acid sequence MDNNRTVDSPATVGLRGRCPRCGEGHLFKGYLSFRPSCEVCGLDFRFIDSADGPAFFVMSIVGIVVVALAMWVEFAYEPPMWVHAALWVPLSIVLSLVLVRPLKGMMAALQYSNKASEGRFR; translated from the coding sequence ATGGACAACAACCGCACCGTCGATTCGCCGGCGACCGTCGGCCTGCGCGGCCGCTGCCCGCGCTGCGGCGAGGGGCACCTGTTCAAGGGCTATCTCAGCTTCCGCCCGTCCTGCGAGGTCTGCGGCCTCGATTTCCGCTTCATCGATTCGGCCGACGGCCCGGCCTTCTTCGTGATGTCGATCGTCGGCATCGTGGTGGTGGCGCTGGCGATGTGGGTCGAGTTCGCCTACGAGCCGCCGATGTGGGTGCACGCCGCGCTGTGGGTGCCGCTCTCGATCGTGTTGAGCCTAGTCCTGGTGCGACCGCTGAAAGGGATGATGGCGGCGCTGCAATACTCCAACAAGGCCTCGGAGGGGCGCTTCCGGTGA
- a CDS encoding GNAT family N-acetyltransferase, which produces MTRPDPADRSDRVTDLFVSTTPLDPRAKPLVDQLTQEYVTRYGSDFGDPPGAEMTRYPPEAFASPDGHFLLLLRDGAAIAGGAFKRFDARTAELKRVWTDAAFRRQGLARRVVAELEAQALRQGYARAYLTTGFRQPEAKGLYLGLGYTPLFDLTVDPETYGILPFEKALPGAALRHTGPQSSAA; this is translated from the coding sequence ATGACCCGTCCCGACCCCGCCGACCGGAGCGACCGCGTGACCGACCTGTTCGTCTCGACCACGCCCCTCGACCCCCGGGCCAAACCCCTCGTCGACCAGCTGACCCAGGAATACGTCACCCGCTACGGCAGCGATTTCGGCGATCCGCCGGGCGCCGAGATGACCCGCTACCCGCCCGAGGCCTTCGCGAGCCCGGACGGCCACTTCCTGCTGCTCCTGCGCGACGGCGCCGCGATCGCCGGCGGCGCGTTCAAGCGCTTCGACGCGCGCACCGCCGAGCTGAAGCGGGTCTGGACCGACGCCGCCTTTCGCCGCCAGGGCCTGGCGCGCCGGGTCGTCGCGGAGCTCGAGGCACAGGCTTTGCGGCAGGGCTACGCGCGGGCGTACCTCACCACGGGGTTTCGCCAGCCCGAGGCCAAGGGGCTCTATCTCGGCCTCGGCTACACGCCCCTGTTCGACCTCACCGTCGATCCCGAGACCTACGGCATCCTGCCCTTCGAGAAGGCGCTGCCGGGAGCCGCGCTCAGGCACACCGGCCCGCAAAGCAGCGCCGCCTGA